TTTCTTTTCAGTTTTTTCAAGTTCTGCATACTGTATGCCGAGCTGTGGCTGCAGGCTGGCCACCAGAGCGGCAAATTCCTTCCTGCGTTCTTCGGGTAGTTCTCCGGCTCTGGGTGAATCAATTTTCGTGGGGTCTACTGGGACACCGTCTTTGGTCATACGGAAGCAGACATGGGGACCTGTGGCAAGGCCGGACTGGCCCACATAGCCGATTACATCCCCCTGGTTCACCTTTCTTCCGGGGCGCATACCTCTTTCGAAGCGTGACATGTGCAGATAGGCGGTTTCATAGCCGTTGCCGTGGCGGATGCGGACATAGCGCCCGGCCCCTGCATTCTGGCCTACCTGGAGAATGGTTCCGCTGCCCGCCGCGTAAATGGGAGTACCAGTGGGGGCGGCATAATCTACGCCATAGTGGGGCCTGTAATCTTTTAAAATCGGGTGCCAGCGGCGATGGGTGAAGCCTGAGGTGATACGGCTGAAGGGGACGGGATTTTTCAGGAAAAAGCGCTGGATATTCTGGCCCTGGGAGTTGTAGAAATCAGCGGAACCGTCTTCATTCTCAAAGCGGAAGGCATCGTAACGATGGCCCCTGTTGATAATTTCTGCGGCGAGGATATTGCCATAACCCTGAAATGTATCGTTGTGATAGCGACGCTCCACGAGCACGGAAAAGCTGTCTCCTTTACGAAGATCCCTTGCAAAATCAATTTCCCATCCAAAAAGATTGTTCAGGCGGACGGCAAGGGTAATATCTTCTGCGGTTTGCATGGCTTCGGACAGGCTTGTTTCAATGATACCATTTATTGTTGCAGTTTCAAGGTCAAAGCTGAGGGTATTCACCTCTGCATGGAAGCCTTCTTTGTCCAGCTCCACACTGAGAAACTGACTCCTGTTTATGCTGTATTCAAAGCCTGCAAATTCACCGTCCAGGGTGATGACTTTATAGTCCCTGCCTGTCCGGAGGCGTCTTAAATCAAATACAGGACTACTGCTTTTTCCCAGCTCATGGATGAGGGAAGGAGAAAGCCATGGAGAAAGGATGCGGCTGACTGTATCTCCGGCTTTTACGGTTCCCGTATGGATTTCTTCTATGGGTTCTGGTTTTTCGTTAAATGAGGCAGTGTTGAATTCCGGATCTTCCATGGAGATTTCGCTGCATATAGCCTCTGTAAGTGACTCGTTTTCCAGTGTTTCAGGTGTATGGCTTAAGAAGATGTCTGAAGTGGAACCGTATTGGAAAAAAAGAAAACTGCCTAAAAGAACGGCGCATGATGCAAGGATATATTTCATAAAAGGTCTTTGTTTTTTTAGGGTTGCTGGTTTTTGTTTTTTGGAATCAACCGGGTTCATGTAAGAGCGTAGTGAACCGGAATCCTTTCATGAACTTCAGATTTTAATTCATTTTTATCTCCATTGCCTCTATCACAATCAAGTAAGGCTTGTCAAAGATCTTGTGACCCTTAAAGGGGTATTGACGGCTCCTGCTGTATTTATGTATAAAGGTCTGACCATTGGAGGTTTGCATTTTTTCTGTTCTGTAAAAGAAATGGACAAGGGACTTGTATGTTTGAAAAAGCAAAGCAGAACCGGATGTTTCAGGATGTGGTGGAACAGATTCAGGATGCCATTCTTGAAGGTCGTGTGGTGCAGGGGGACAAGCTTCCCCCCGAAAGGGAATTGAAGGAAATTTTTGATGTGAGCCGGGGAACCCTGCGGGAAGCCCTCCGTGTACTGGAGCAGAAAGGCCTGATTGAAATCCGTCTGGGTGTGGGTGGAGGTGCCTTTGTACGGGAGGTGGCAACGGCACCTGTAACCGAGGGTTTGGCTTTGCTTCTGCGCAGAAACAAGGTTTCTCCAGCAGAGCTTGCGGAGTTCAGAAAAGATCTTGAAGCCAGTATTGCTGGTCTGGCCGCCCGCAGAGCAGGGTTTGATGACATTATTATATTAAGGGATTTTTTAAAGGATATGGCCCAGGCTCTGGAAGAGCCCTTTGACTGGGAGGCTGTGATTGCCGCAGACAACCGTCTCCACCTGACCCTGGGAGAAATTGCCGGCAATCAGGTGTACAGAACCATTCAGGCGACCATCCACGGAAATATCCATCCCTACTTTGATCGCTATGTGCCCAGAGACAAAAGTACCCTTGAGGGGAATTACAGGGATCTCTGTCTGCTGGTGGATGCGGTGGAGACAGGAGATGAAGCAGGTGCTGCACGGTGCATGCAGGCCCATCTTGCCCGTTATGACGGGTTCATAGTTGATGGTGGAAAGTGAGTCTGTCTGCGTGCCGGGCTGGATTATGTTAATGAATTGTCACCATGACATTTGATGCTAAAGGAGAAAAATATGACAGAGACAATGCAGGATCCGGTCATTGTAAAAGCCGCAGAGCTGGCCCGTGAGTGGCAGAGCCGGGCCAACAGCCTTCTTACTGACGAAGAAAAGCGGATTCAGTCCCAGATGTCAAAGCTTTTGAACCGCCCCGAAGACAAGGTCACCCTGACAAAGCTCATTGACAGGAGTTTCCGTTCTTCGGACTTTTCAAAGGTGGCAGAGCAGGTGGTGCATATTCTGGAGAGTGATGGTATTCCCCGGTTTTTCTCCTTTCAGGAGAAGATACTGGCACAGATTTTCAGCCGGGCAGGCCGTCATCTTCCAAAGGTATCCGTTCCTAAACTTATTGATGCCATCCGCAAACAGAGCAGCCGGTCCATTGTGCCGGGTGAGGCGGAAGCCCTCCATGCCCATCTGGCGACCCGCAGGGCCGAGGGTGTCCGCATGAACATCAACCATCTGGGTGAGGCGGTTCTTGGGGAAGGGGAGTGCACCGAGCGTCTTAAAACCTATGTGGAAGATTTGAAAAACCCGGATATTGAGTATATATCCGTTAAAATATCAACTATCTATTCCCAGATTAATTCCTTTGCCTTTGAGGAAACCATACAGGTTCTGGTGGAAAGACTCTCCCTTCTCTACCGCACTGCAGCCGCCTACCATTATTCTCATCCCGACGGCAGCCTGACACCAAAATTTGTCAATCTGGATATGGAAGAATACAGAGATCTTGCCATTACAGCGGAAGCCTTCTGCCGTACTCTGGATCAGCCGGAGTTTCTGGGGCATTCCGCAGGTCTGGTGCTGCAGGCCTATCTTCCCGATGCCTGGCCCATTCAGCAGCAGTTGACGGACTGGGCCAGAAAGCGGGTGGCTTCCGGCGGGGCACCCATTAAAATCCGTCTGGTCAAAGGCGCCAACATGGAGATGGAGCAGGTGGATGCGGCCCTGCATAACTGGCCCCTTGCTCCCTATGACAACAAGCTGGATGTGGATGCCAATTATCGCCGCATGGTGGATTATGGTATGGAGCAGGAAAATATCAGAGCCGTGCATTTGGGTATCGGCTCCCACAATCTCTTTGAGCTGGCCTATGCCTGGGAAAGGGCTAAGGCCATGGGTGCCACGGCCTTTGTGGGTTTTGAAATGCTTGAAGGCATGGCCGACCATGTGCGAAGGGCCATTCAGGAAACCACAGGGGCTGTGCTTTATTATGCGCCGGTGGCCAGCCGTGAGCAGTTTATCAATGCCATTGCCTACCTTATCCGCAGGCTGGATGAAAATACAGGCCCTGAAAATTTCCTGCGCTATTCATGTAAGCTTAATGTGGGATCTGAAGAGTGGAAGTTCCTTGAGAATCAGTATCATGATGCATGCAGACACAGAAATACTGTAGGCTCTGAAGGTCACAGGAACCAGAACCGCAGAAGTGAAGACCTTTCTGTGAAAAAGGGAACCTTCCATGAAAAGTGCTTTGTCAATGAGGCGGATACGGATTTTACCCTTGAAGAAAACCGTATCTGGGCGGCAGAAGTAAGGGAAAAGTGGGAGGTGAAGGAAGAAAAAGAACCCCTGCATATTCCCATTGTCATTGCCGGAGAAGAGGTTTTTGAGGAAAGAAAAACAGCTGCCCAGTTTGATCCTTCCACAGCCAGTGGAGAGAAGAGGCGGACAGCAGCCCTCTTTGCCATGGGTACGGATGCTGATGTGCAGAAGGCTGTGGCCACGGCCAAGGCGGATCCCGATGGCTGGCGTTCCCTTTCATGGGAAGATCGTCACGAATTTCTTTCCAGAGCGGCGGCTGAGCTTCGTATCTTAAGGGGTGATCTCATGGGGGCAGCTGCTGCCAACACTGGCAAGCTCTTTTCCGAAGCCGATCCTGAGATCAGTGAGGCCATTGATTTTGCGGAATTTTATCCATGGTCCACAAAAAATTTTACAAGGCTTTCCGGTATGGAGATGAAGGGCAAGGGTGTTGGCCTTGTGGTTTCTCCCTGGAACTTTCCCGTGGCCATCCCCTGCGGTGGGGTTGTGGCTGCCCTTGCCGCAGGCAATACCGTGATTTTCAAACCTGCCAGTGATGCGGTTCTGGCTGCGTGGATACTCTGTCAGGCTTTCTGGAGGGCTGGTATATCCCGGAACACTCTCCAGTTTCTTCCCGGTTCCGGTTCTTCTGTGGGTGCAGGTCTTGTGAATCACAGGGATGTGGATTTTGTGATTCTCACCGGCGGTACGGAAACGGGGCTTCGCATATTAAAGGACAGGCCGGATCTTTTCCTCTGTGCGGAAACGGGCGGTAAAAATGCCACCATAGTATCTTCCATGAGTGACAGGGACGCAGCCATTGCCAATGTCATCCATTCAGCCTTCAGCAATACTGGCCAGAAGTGTTCTGCCACATCCCTGCTGATTCTGGAAAAGGATGTCTACGATGATGAAAAATTTAAGCAGCAGCTGGTGGATGCGGCAAAAAGCTGGCATGTGGGATCGCCCTGGGATTTCCGGTCTAAAATGGGTCCTCTGGCACAGCCGCCTTCGGGGGATCTTCTCCGGGCCCTCACCACCCTGGAGCCGGGGGAAGAATGGGTACTTAAGCCTGAACAGGTGGGCGATAATCCCTATCTCTGGACACCGGGCATTAAATATGGAACGAAAGAGGGCGGTTATTCCCACATGACGGAATTTTTCGGGCCTGTTCTCTGTGTCATGCGGGCGAAAAACCTGAAACATGCCATTTCCATTGTCAATGCCACGGGCTATGGCCTGACTTCTGCCCTGGAAAGTCTGGACCCAAGGGAGCAGGCCCTGTGGAAGGACAGCATCAAAGCAGGCAACCTCTACATCAACCGGGGCAGCACCGGAGCCATTGTGCTGCGCCAGCCCTTCGGAGGCATGGGCAAATCGGCCATGGGCAGCGGGATCAAGGCCGGAGGACCCAATTATGTGAGCCAGTTCATGCATTTTGAGGAAAAAGACTGGCCCTGTGCAGGTCCCATTGACTCTGATCATGGAGTGCTCCGTCTGGCTCAGGACATGGCCCTTAAGGCAAAGTGGGGCGGGTTTGGCGAAGACAAAGAAGATATCCTTAAATTTTCCAGAGCCGTTGAAAGCTACCTTTTCTGGTGGCAGGAGGAGTTTTCCAGGGAAAAGGATTATTTCCGGCTGCGGGGCCAGGACAACCTTGTGCGTTACCGTCCCGTGGGCAGGACAGTGATCCGTATCCATGAAAAGGACAGTATTTTTGATGTTCTGGCCAGAATAGCGGCCTGCCGGATAACGTCTTGTCCCTTTGAGCTCAGTATTGCACCGGATATGGCAGGAAAGACGGTGGATTTTCTGAGTACCCACTGGGCGGAAAAACTGCTGCAGGGTGCTGCTGTACTGCGTGAAACGGATCAGGCCCTTGGAGAGCGTATTCCTTTACGGGATCGTATCCGTTATGCTTCAGAAGACAGGGTGCCCGAAGAGCTTCTGAAGAAAGCCGCAGAAACTGGTTTTTATGTGGCAAGGGTGCCGGTCTTTATGGAAGGCCGCATTGAGTTGCTGCAGTACCTCAGGGAGCAGAGCATCTGCCACACCTACCACCGTTACGGCAACCTCGGTGAGAGGGGGCTTGTGTAAGATAATTTTTTGATGATTCCGGGATGCAGGAGTTTTTTTCCTGCTCCCGGGGATTCTGAATCATGTCGTAGATTCAGGGGTTGGGAATTTTTAAACGATATATTCTGGTAAAGTTTCTCTGTTCTGATACATTGAGAGACAAGTTGTATGCCGTCTCATAAGCCCATCTGGCGGAGGGCATAGGTGATAATGATCCAGCCAATAACCAGAATGGGGAGGAAGCGGCCCACAAGATAAATCCGCCATTCCCACCAGCGGTTGCCTGTTCCCAGAACGGTGCGGATGCGGCTGGGGGGAACGAACCAGCAGAAAAGAGTTGCCCCCATAACACCAGAGAAGATAATCACATTGCCACCAGCAATACGGTCTATTACATCCAGAACCGGTTCACCACCAATGTTCAATCCCATAGGGGTAAAACTGAGGGCGGATGCAGCACCCAAAATGAGCATTAAACTGGAGACGAGGATAACCCCCTGCCAGTTTTTCAACTTAAACTCTTCGGTAACGGCGGCAATAATTATTTTTAATCCTGCAAGACAGGAGCTGAAAGCAGCCGCAAAGAAAAGAGAGAAAAAGAGAATGGACAGGATGTAGCCCGCAGCCATATTTTCGAAGACCCTTGGCAGGGTGGCAAAGGCCAGCTGAGTACCTTCATTGGGTTCAAGGCCGAAACTGAAAACAAAGGGGAAAATCATCCAGCCTGCGAGAAGTGCAATGCCTGTTTCTATGAGAGCAACAGTGATGCATGCGCGGGGGACATGGGTTTTTCTGGGGATATAACTACCATAGGTTACCAGATAACCTTGCCCTATTGCCAGTGTATAAAAGGCTTGACCAAAGGCAAATACCCAGAGAGAACCATCTCCCATGCGGGATCAGTCCACAGTGAAGAAAAAGCTTTTGGTCTGATCCCAGCCCGGCGTTCGGCTGGCAAAAATAACCAGGCCGATGATTACCATTATGAGAACGGGCATAAGTTTTTTGGATATGGCTTCAATGGCCTCAACCCCCCCGGATCAGTACCGTGGCTGCCAGCAGGGTGACAAGAATGAAGAACCAGAGAGAATTGTATCCATCGGTAAAATCATTGAAGTCCTGAAGATTGTTGCCTGTTGCATGGGTTGCGTAACCCAGGGTCCAGCCAGTAATGACAAGATAATAACTGGTAATGGCCATGGTAATCAGCACAACCATCCACCCGTAGAAAGCACCAAAGCGGTTGATTTTGCGGTAAGTGGCGATGGTATTGCCTTGTGCCATGCGACCAGCGGCGACTTCCAACACCATAATTGGAAAAACAACAATAATGAGTGCCAGAAGATAGGCAACGACAAAGGCACCTCCACCGTTTTCTCCCATAATATAGGGAAAACGCCAAAGGTTACCCAGCCCCACCGCCGCTGCTGCCATGGAAGCAATGAATGCAGATTCTGAGCTCCAGGATTTCCGTACATTATTGTTTTTTTGTACCTCGGTGACCAAAAAGACCTCCTACAATAATTATTGGGTGTCAGATCAGTAAAAATACATGGTGAGGTGTAAAAAAAATAACAAGGTGTTTGATTTTATAAGGTTTGTTGGGCCTTGTCTTTGTCTTGCATGCAGATTTTACTCTTTAAACGGTTATCATATAGAGTATTGTAGTCAAGTATTCTTGTTACTCAAAGCCTTCATTAAATTCAGCCATATCTCTCCTGTGATTTCAAGTCCGAAACTTGAGTTAAGAAATTTCGTAGGTCTAAAAATGAACCGAATTTTAGGATGAAGGCGCGGAAACAGCAACATAAGAAGTATCAATTTCTCCCACATGAGTTGGAATATGGATAACTTATCCACAACCTTTGAGCCTGCATATGAATAGGCATGTCTGGATTTTCAGCTGGTTAATCGATAATTGTTGCTTATTATGGGGTGAAGTAGATGAAAAATTTTTGCTTGATGATGACCATTTTTCTGACTGGCGCATATTTTGTTATGGCAGATTCATTTCACCTTCCAGAAGAAGCTGCTTTGCTAGAAAAGGTTGATAAACAGCCATCGGACCTGCTTTACGCCGAACTTGCCCGTCTCCGGGCCGTATATGCGGCGGAATATTATCGGAAATGGCTATCCTCCGAGAAAACCGCTGATTTGCAAAAAACAATTTATTATGCCGCTTCCGCATCTGAACTCAGCCCTGGCTGGGATCGGCCCAAAGTTCTTCTGGCCATAGTTTATGCGGAATTTACAAATGATCTGGAAGCACTTGAGTTGGCAACCGATCTTTTGATTGATGCCCTGGAAATCAATCCGGCCAACGGCGCCGCACAAGTTCTTCTGGCCCAGGTTCTGATGAAACAGGGTCGCTTTTGGTCGGCCATTGAACAGTATAAAAGCTTGTTTCAAAAAAACTCCGCAATGATCACCCCGATGAACACCGCCCCTTTGGCTTTGTGTTATATCCTGGACGGTCGTCTTCAGGCGGGCATTATTTATTTTAAAGAGCTGCAGGATCTTCGCCCGGAGAGCTCAGCAGTTGCCACAGGCAAGGCGGTATTGTTGCGCCATGCCGGTGAAGGTGAACGGGCACGGGATGTCCTTGGCCGGCTGCTGGTTTTGGATGGCGCGGAGTCAGGAATACGGGAGTACGCCGCCGAGCTTCTGGCAAGATGGGATAAGGAGGATAACCTATGATCAATCAGCTCCTCTTCCTTTCCCGGCTCGTTGTATTCTCATTGCTGTTTATTTCGCTTGGCCTTTTGCCGGCGGCTGCTGACACCGATGTGGACCAGGTGCTGCGGACATTTTCTGACTCCCGATACACGCGGGATATCAAAGTGCATGGATCGGCGGCGGCACAAGAAAGGTTCATGACCATATTGGACTCTCAGGTATACCGTCCAACGGATCAACAGGTGATCAGGCATGTGAAATCCTTGCCGGAGTACCGGGGAAAACCGGTGATCACCCATGATTTCCGGACTCCGGGGGAACAGGGAACTTCGGTTAACACGGACCGGGATGTCCGGGTTCTGGTGGAAGTGGAGTCCAATCGTTGGGTCGAAGTTCCTACGCAAAAATGGGAAGAGGTGTACTACCGGGAATTTGCCAAACAAACCCGTTTTCAAGGCAATGCCAACGACCCGGCAGCATTGCGCGCACACGCGGCCCGCTATCGTCAGATGCCTACCGACCGCTTCCATGTGGAGGCGAGTCATGATTACAGCGATCAAGCCCGCTCTTTGACCTATGAGCGGGATAGTCAGGGTCGCTACAAGCCAAGAGTTAAAGCCGATTCCACCATCCGGGTGCGCGATGGCGGTCCGGGACGGTCAAAGGTTGAATCCACCCCTAATGTGGTGCGAGTCAAGGCCGGTGAAGGTTTACTTCATAATCCCGAAAGCATGTCGCAGATGTATTTTCAGAAAAGTTGGGGTGAATTGGGCGCGGCCCAGGCCATTGAAACGCAACTCAAAAACCCCTCTTTGCCTGCCGCGGAGCGCCATCGGCTCACTGAGTTGCAACGGATGCATACCACCGAAGGGCTGGTCCAGGCAAAAAAAGCAGTGGAGACGCTGGAGGCGATACGTACTTCATATCAAAAGCAGGGGTATGATGTAGGCAGTACCCCGGAAAATTTCCGCCAGGCATCCAGGATTGTTAAAGCTGTCAAGGGCACCAGTGACACCGATGTGGATGTAATCATCCGTAACCTGCAGGAACATGGTTTTCGAGACCCATTGGACTTTGCAGAACATATGCGTGGCCAAACCGAGTCATTAAAGTTTGCTCGTAAGCAAACGCCGCCGCCTCGTCCTTCCACCCGCCTTCAAAACGCCGGCCTACTGGCCGGTTGGGTCGGCAACATTCAGTCAATTGATCATCGCCTGGAGCAGGCCAGGGAAGGCCGTCACCCTATTGAGTTTCTTAATATTGCCCCCGATGACCAGGTCATGACCGAGTATGCCAGGAAGGCAGGCATCGCGGCCATAGAACTGATTCCGGTGTCGGTGCTGGACGCGGTAGAGCGAGGTTGGCGGGTTGATGAACGAGCCAGAGAATACATTGAAGATATGGTCAAGCGCGGTGAAGCAGGTTGGGAAACCCATCCGGCCTTTGTGATGTTCGCTGCAACCTCCACCATTACTGCTGAAACCATAGCATCAATGACATTAGACCCTGTTCTGCAAGGGGGCGAGGCATTGATGGAAGGCGGCCGGATGGTTTGGGATGTTGGCAACAATTTTATGGCCGACTTCAGCCATGCTGAGCAGCGGCGCCTGCTGAGGGAGATGAGGCAGGCAGCCCATGACAGGGCGCAGGAGTTCGGTCTGGGCGGTCTGTCCAGCCGCCGGGGCGGTGTGGACGGCGGCCCGGCGGCGGGGGAAGTCGATGTCGGTGAAACACTGGGCTTTATAGCCCGTAAAAATGAGCAGTGGACCGCGGACTATATGGTTCGCTGGGAATTGACCATGGCCGACGGGCACACCGTGGTTCTGGCTCCCGGCGTTGATGCCCGGGCACCGCTGAGGGCCAATAATCCCGAAGCCAATCAGATGCAGTTCACGATCCCCGAAGGCTTTTCACCGGGGCAGTACACCGCGACTTTGCGGATCTTCGAGGGCGCAAGCGGCCTACAGGTTGATTTCGCCCAGGCGGAATTTACCATCTCCGATCGTACCGGGGTTGGAAGTATTGTAGCGGCCAAGGGCCACTACCTCCACCGGGGCGGGAAACCGCTGATCGATCCGGACACGGGTCGGCAGGTTGAAAACGTTCTCCCGGGCGATATCCTCGCGTTTCATGTTCACCGCATCGGCCAGTGGCGGGAGGATTTCCAGGTGAATTGGGCGGTGGGCGGTGAGACTTACAAGCGTGCCAACGGAGCCGATCCGGAGGCGGGGCTTCTCCGTTTCGATTCGACCGGCATGACACCGGGTGATTATAAGGTGAGCATTGTTGTTGACACCGAACCGGGATACAAGCGAATCGGCTATCAGGAGCTGCGGTTCAGGCTGGGTCTCCCGAGGCTATCTCCGGATCCATTCACGATTGAGGCGGCACTTGGGGATCACGGCGGACAACCCTTGAACCGGTCGGTTCAGAACGGGGAAATTCTGGCTTTTCAATCCGACATCACCTTCCCGGATGGCAAGCCCGAAACCGCGTCAATCGCCTGGCAGGTTTATGACGCCGCGGGAGAACCTGTTTCAGGGCTGGCAAAGCAGGATCAGGTTTCCGAAGCCGGTGCAACCCGCAATTTTCGCTTTCGGTTCCAACTGGAAGATTTTCCGGACGGCGAATATGTGGTCGGACTTTTTCACGCCTATCTGGCCGATCCCGAGCAGCAGACCCGGGCCACATATCCCTTCACGGTGGCGCAGAAGGTGCGTATCGACCGGGTGCTGATAACCGATGACCCGGGCAGGCAGGAACATACCCCGCTTATCTCCCCGGACGACGAACCTCTGTTCTATGCGCATTACAGCCTGGGCCGGCATGAGGAGAAAGCCCGCATCACCCTGACAGCCAGGGATAAGGCCAGCGGCGAAATTATCGAGACCGTTTCGGTGGAAAGGCCCCGGCCGGGGGAGACGCCACCATTCAGGGTGGGTCTTGGAATCCCCCCGGAAAAGGTGCCGGTTAACAGGGAAATCGCTGTCGAGGCCGAGATTGAAAGCGACAGTGGTCAGCGGCATACAGCCGGCACAACATTCAAAAAAGAGCCTTACCGGTTGGTCCTCGATCTTCCTGATAGCTTGAAGTCCGGTGAAAACAAGTCGTTTTCTGTGCGGGTGCCTATCAGCTTTACTAAACCGTTGCATGTGGAAATGAGTGCCTCCGGTGAGGGTTTTAGCCTCGGACACCGAGCGGGTGAGTTAGGAGGAACTGTGGGGGGGATAGCCACTAAAGAAACAGGGGTCGGTTTCCTTGATATAATAGTTACCGACGCAGAAGGACGAATTGCAACGAGCAGAGAAAGAATACTGGTAACCCCTTCTGAAAGCAAAGTAGTGGGCGCCACCTCCACCGTTGCCATGCCGCAGAAAACACCAGCGATAAGGGAAGGCCCCAAGAAGCTACCAGTGCCGGCAACAAGCGCAAGGCAAACCTCTCCTGCCCCGAGCAGTACTGAAAAGAGCCAGACTTGGGAAGAGAAGGGCAAGGCGTGTGTAGAAAAGTTTGTTGATCAGTTTCTTGAGCAGGCATTCTCGCGTCACTCCAAGTCTACACAAATGCGCTCCATGGTAAAGGCGGAAATTGTAAAACAGATGCGGGAAAGCTCTGAAAAAGCCAAGGCCGGGGGCAACCACTGGATAGAAGATTATATGATCTTCGAGCGCTGGGGGCAGCTTGCCCATTCCGAACAACAGCTTGTTCGCTTGGAAGCCAGGATGGTGGGGGCTATTGTTACCATGTTTGTCGAGACGATAGCCGACGGGATAGGTCTGTTACCTGAAAATATCCGCTGGGCAGAAGATGTGGGCCGAGCCGTGGGGGGACTGGAGAACGAATCCACTTTCCGGATGGGGCCTTTCAGCCCGCGTTTAAACGAGATGATCAGCCGCCAATCGGCAAAGAGTCGAAGTCAGCGTACCATCCTTGGTGCCCTGCAGCTTAACGACCCGCGAACGCGATACTATACTTCGATGCGGTCATGGAGTAGCAGGGTAGAACAGGGCAGGGCTGTTGTTCATAGTGGGCGAGAGAGGTGGAGTAACCCGCTCGAGCTAAAAGGCGCTCCTGTCTCCGCTGGTTATGACCCAAACCTTGTTCCGGTAATTGTTGAAGGTGAAACCTATTATATGTCTTCTCAGGAACGAAACCGTCTGGATATTATGCGAAGAACAGCCGGCTTGCTGAAGCTGACTAGGTCTGCTAACTACCGGGGAGATAGCTACGAATTTATCGACACAGAGATTCTTCCGGCAAGGTTGCGGGTTAACTTTAACCCCAACGAAAGAGAGGTAACGGCTGGTTATGTAAGAAGGTAACTAGCTAACAAATAAGGATAGATCGTGTGAGGGACGAACCACGATCTTATCCGACGTTGAACCAGCCCGTAGCGGCATCCCCGACAGGTTTCTAATATAAGAAAATATCATTTTTTGGAAGCGGTGTATCCGGAGGTAGTCTGGAAGGAAGAATTTTTTGAGGACGCAGAGGGGCAAAGCCTTTTACAAGGCTTCAAAAAAGCACTGTATTTTCATAGCTTTGCCACCTCCACGATTCAGTTAATGCCTGGTTATTGCCAATTAATCCTTTTCAT
This Desulfobotulus mexicanus DNA region includes the following protein-coding sequences:
- a CDS encoding M23 family metallopeptidase, giving the protein MKYILASCAVLLGSFLFFQYGSTSDIFLSHTPETLENESLTEAICSEISMEDPEFNTASFNEKPEPIEEIHTGTVKAGDTVSRILSPWLSPSLIHELGKSSSPVFDLRRLRTGRDYKVITLDGEFAGFEYSINRSQFLSVELDKEGFHAEVNTLSFDLETATINGIIETSLSEAMQTAEDITLAVRLNNLFGWEIDFARDLRKGDSFSVLVERRYHNDTFQGYGNILAAEIINRGHRYDAFRFENEDGSADFYNSQGQNIQRFFLKNPVPFSRITSGFTHRRWHPILKDYRPHYGVDYAAPTGTPIYAAGSGTILQVGQNAGAGRYVRIRHGNGYETAYLHMSRFERGMRPGRKVNQGDVIGYVGQSGLATGPHVCFRMTKDGVPVDPTKIDSPRAGELPEERRKEFAALVASLQPQLGIQYAELEKTEKKNSKAEKKSM
- a CDS encoding FadR/GntR family transcriptional regulator; protein product: MFEKAKQNRMFQDVVEQIQDAILEGRVVQGDKLPPERELKEIFDVSRGTLREALRVLEQKGLIEIRLGVGGGAFVREVATAPVTEGLALLLRRNKVSPAELAEFRKDLEASIAGLAARRAGFDDIIILRDFLKDMAQALEEPFDWEAVIAADNRLHLTLGEIAGNQVYRTIQATIHGNIHPYFDRYVPRDKSTLEGNYRDLCLLVDAVETGDEAGAARCMQAHLARYDGFIVDGGK
- a CDS encoding proline dehydrogenase family protein, whose amino-acid sequence is MTETMQDPVIVKAAELAREWQSRANSLLTDEEKRIQSQMSKLLNRPEDKVTLTKLIDRSFRSSDFSKVAEQVVHILESDGIPRFFSFQEKILAQIFSRAGRHLPKVSVPKLIDAIRKQSSRSIVPGEAEALHAHLATRRAEGVRMNINHLGEAVLGEGECTERLKTYVEDLKNPDIEYISVKISTIYSQINSFAFEETIQVLVERLSLLYRTAAAYHYSHPDGSLTPKFVNLDMEEYRDLAITAEAFCRTLDQPEFLGHSAGLVLQAYLPDAWPIQQQLTDWARKRVASGGAPIKIRLVKGANMEMEQVDAALHNWPLAPYDNKLDVDANYRRMVDYGMEQENIRAVHLGIGSHNLFELAYAWERAKAMGATAFVGFEMLEGMADHVRRAIQETTGAVLYYAPVASREQFINAIAYLIRRLDENTGPENFLRYSCKLNVGSEEWKFLENQYHDACRHRNTVGSEGHRNQNRRSEDLSVKKGTFHEKCFVNEADTDFTLEENRIWAAEVREKWEVKEEKEPLHIPIVIAGEEVFEERKTAAQFDPSTASGEKRRTAALFAMGTDADVQKAVATAKADPDGWRSLSWEDRHEFLSRAAAELRILRGDLMGAAAANTGKLFSEADPEISEAIDFAEFYPWSTKNFTRLSGMEMKGKGVGLVVSPWNFPVAIPCGGVVAALAAGNTVIFKPASDAVLAAWILCQAFWRAGISRNTLQFLPGSGSSVGAGLVNHRDVDFVILTGGTETGLRILKDRPDLFLCAETGGKNATIVSSMSDRDAAIANVIHSAFSNTGQKCSATSLLILEKDVYDDEKFKQQLVDAAKSWHVGSPWDFRSKMGPLAQPPSGDLLRALTTLEPGEEWVLKPEQVGDNPYLWTPGIKYGTKEGGYSHMTEFFGPVLCVMRAKNLKHAISIVNATGYGLTSALESLDPREQALWKDSIKAGNLYINRGSTGAIVLRQPFGGMGKSAMGSGIKAGGPNYVSQFMHFEEKDWPCAGPIDSDHGVLRLAQDMALKAKWGGFGEDKEDILKFSRAVESYLFWWQEEFSREKDYFRLRGQDNLVRYRPVGRTVIRIHEKDSIFDVLARIAACRITSCPFELSIAPDMAGKTVDFLSTHWAEKLLQGAAVLRETDQALGERIPLRDRIRYASEDRVPEELLKKAAETGFYVARVPVFMEGRIELLQYLREQSICHTYHRYGNLGERGLV
- a CDS encoding sodium-dependent transporter; translated protein: MGDGSLWVFAFGQAFYTLAIGQGYLVTYGSYIPRKTHVPRACITVALIETGIALLAGWMIFPFVFSFGLEPNEGTQLAFATLPRVFENMAAGYILSILFFSLFFAAAFSSCLAGLKIIIAAVTEEFKLKNWQGVILVSSLMLILGAASALSFTPMGLNIGGEPVLDVIDRIAGGNVIIFSGVMGATLFCWFVPPSRIRTVLGTGNRWWEWRIYLVGRFLPILVIGWIIITYALRQMGL
- a CDS encoding sodium-dependent transporter, whose amino-acid sequence is MVTEVQKNNNVRKSWSSESAFIASMAAAAVGLGNLWRFPYIMGENGGGAFVVAYLLALIIVVFPIMVLEVAAGRMAQGNTIATYRKINRFGAFYGWMVVLITMAITSYYLVITGWTLGYATHATGNNLQDFNDFTDGYNSLWFFILVTLLAATVLIRGG